In the Planktothrix serta PCC 8927 genome, one interval contains:
- the pirA gene encoding arginine synthesis PII-interacting regulator PirA: MLNQNLRRNSVKLSDVHRANIQKRLEHRLEVARANGDENLIRALEAEMRQI; encoded by the coding sequence ATGCTGAACCAAAATTTACGCAGAAACTCCGTTAAACTCTCTGATGTCCATCGGGCTAACATCCAAAAAAGATTAGAACATCGCTTGGAAGTCGCTAGAGCCAATGGGGATGAAAATCTGATCCGTGCTCTTGAAGCCGAAATGCGCCAGATATAA
- a CDS encoding site-2 protease family protein has protein sequence MQAGWRIGSLFGIPLFVDSSWFVIVLLFTVANRQDYSQWGPTLSWIAGLAIALLLFASVLLHELGHSLVAQSQGIRVNSITLFLFGGVASIDQESKTPGQAFQVAIAGPLVSFSLFFILNILAQILPSSSLIYSLASELARINLVLGVFNLIPGLPLDGGQVLKAAVWKVTGNRLTGVRWAAKTGQFLGILAISLGLSAVLLAKSYGGLWIALIGWFVLQNAGSYNRLTDLQEALINIKAGDTMTREFRVVDGDLSLRQFADEYLIGVETIPVYFAASDGRYRGLVSVDALRIIERSQWESQTLNQIVQPLNELMTVLEKASLVEVINAMEEKELPRITVLSPAGAVAGMIDRGDVVRSVANYLKVPIPETSIRRIKEEGIYPPGLPLPALAKTMV, from the coding sequence ATGCAGGCAGGTTGGCGGATTGGATCGTTATTTGGAATTCCACTCTTTGTTGATTCTTCTTGGTTTGTGATTGTTTTACTGTTTACAGTCGCCAATCGCCAAGACTATTCTCAATGGGGGCCGACTTTATCTTGGATCGCGGGGTTAGCGATCGCATTGTTGTTATTTGCTTCAGTGTTGTTACATGAACTTGGCCATAGTTTAGTCGCTCAGTCCCAAGGAATTCGAGTCAATTCGATTACTCTATTTCTGTTTGGGGGAGTTGCTTCTATTGACCAAGAATCTAAAACACCGGGTCAAGCGTTTCAAGTGGCGATCGCTGGCCCTCTAGTGAGTTTTAGCTTATTTTTTATTCTCAATATCCTGGCACAAATCTTACCGAGTTCGAGTTTAATTTATTCCTTGGCGAGTGAATTAGCGAGAATTAATTTAGTGTTAGGGGTGTTTAATTTAATTCCCGGATTACCCCTAGATGGGGGACAAGTTCTCAAAGCAGCCGTGTGGAAAGTCACAGGAAATCGGTTGACGGGAGTACGTTGGGCGGCAAAAACAGGTCAATTTTTAGGAATTTTAGCTATTTCCTTGGGCTTATCGGCGGTTCTTTTAGCTAAAAGTTATGGTGGGTTATGGATTGCTTTAATCGGGTGGTTTGTCTTACAAAATGCAGGTTCTTATAATCGTCTCACGGATCTACAAGAAGCTTTAATTAATATTAAAGCCGGGGATACAATGACCCGTGAATTTCGAGTTGTTGATGGGGATTTAAGCTTACGTCAATTTGCGGATGAATATTTAATTGGAGTTGAAACAATTCCGGTGTATTTTGCCGCCTCCGATGGTCGTTATCGAGGGTTAGTGTCTGTAGATGCGTTACGAATAATTGAACGAAGTCAATGGGAGAGTCAAACCTTAAATCAAATTGTTCAACCTCTGAATGAACTGATGACGGTATTAGAAAAAGCTTCCCTAGTTGAAGTGATTAATGCCATGGAAGAGAAAGAACTCCCTCGAATTACTGTATTATCTCCGGCGGGAGCCGTTGCAGGTATGATTGATCGGGGGGATGTGGTACGATCGGTGGCGAATTATCTCAAAGTTCCGATTCCAGAAACCAGTATTCGGCGGATTAAAGAAGAAGGAATTTATCCTCCGGGTTTGCCATTACCCGCCTTAGCAAAAACAATGGTTTAA
- a CDS encoding phosphoribosylanthranilate isomerase, whose product MRIKICGITQPDQGCAIAQLGATMLGFICVPASPRYVTSEQIRRILQDLPISIQTIGVFANASLDQIYQTVIETGLTGVQLHGHESPDFCDRLRQLLPEIELIKALRIKSPATLVQTQDYFNQVDVLLLDAYHPQQLGGTGQTLDWQSLQQFNPPCSWFLAGGLTPNNIQEALQQLKPDGIDLSSGVERSPGDKDLAKVRLLFQVIAGNREQGTGNREQGK is encoded by the coding sequence ATGCGAATTAAAATTTGTGGAATTACCCAACCGGATCAAGGTTGTGCGATCGCTCAACTTGGGGCCACAATGTTAGGATTTATCTGTGTCCCGGCTTCCCCTCGTTATGTCACCTCTGAACAAATTCGCAGAATTTTACAGGATTTACCGATTTCTATACAAACGATTGGTGTTTTTGCCAATGCCAGTTTAGATCAAATTTATCAAACTGTTATTGAAACGGGGTTAACGGGTGTACAACTGCATGGTCATGAATCTCCCGATTTTTGCGATCGCCTACGTCAACTACTTCCTGAGATAGAATTGATCAAAGCCTTACGGATTAAATCTCCAGCTACTTTAGTCCAAACCCAAGACTATTTTAACCAGGTTGATGTCCTGTTATTAGATGCTTATCACCCTCAACAATTGGGGGGTACAGGTCAAACCTTAGACTGGCAAAGTTTACAACAATTTAATCCCCCCTGTTCTTGGTTTCTCGCTGGAGGATTAACACCTAATAATATTCAGGAAGCCTTACAACAGTTAAAACCTGATGGAATTGACCTGTCTAGTGGTGTTGAACGTTCTCCGGGTGATAAAGATTTAGCCAAAGTTCGTCTATTATTTCAAGTTATAGCAGGGAACAGGGAACAGGGAACAGGGAACAGGGAACAGGGAAAATAA
- a CDS encoding TldD/PmbA family protein has protein sequence MQDRLLTTIATYRNQVDYLEIRLQQSESTAITYRGSQLDAVNRNFSLAGGIRACHRGGWSFVTFNGWDELNNRIEEAISQAHLVGEETTQLATSEAIQDWVKVELKRDPRGVSLSEKRQLIENYNQLLLDFDPRIQTTAVSYSDQFGITYFVNSLGSCIIQERLDVNGRFGAIARGNGGIIRQGFESVASRCDYNVLVGIEDRVQSAAARAIRQLEAQPVKGGQYTVVLDPYLAGVFIHEAFGHLSEADFVYENPRMQELLQLGKLMGIEQLTVVDDATIPDLPGSIRYDDEGVPAQRKYLIKNGILTQRLHNLETAGKMQETPTGNARALSATYPPIVRMTNTAIEAGDRTFEEMISDIEEGVYAVRMLGGQTNGEMFTFAAAEGYMIRNGKIAEPVSDVTLSGNVFQTLKDIEAIGNDLLYTNGGCGKGGQMPLPVSVGGPHVRMKNVVVGGR, from the coding sequence ATTCAAGATCGGTTACTCACAACGATAGCAACCTACCGAAATCAGGTCGATTACCTGGAAATTCGGTTACAACAAAGTGAATCAACGGCTATTACCTATCGAGGTTCCCAACTGGATGCCGTGAATCGTAATTTTTCCCTCGCAGGTGGAATTCGGGCTTGTCATCGAGGAGGGTGGAGTTTCGTGACGTTTAATGGTTGGGATGAATTAAACAACCGCATTGAAGAAGCGATTTCTCAAGCTCATTTAGTTGGGGAAGAAACCACTCAACTCGCTACGAGTGAAGCGATTCAAGATTGGGTGAAAGTCGAATTGAAACGTGATCCCAGAGGAGTTTCACTCTCAGAAAAACGTCAACTGATTGAAAATTATAACCAATTGCTGTTAGATTTTGACCCGCGAATTCAAACAACGGCTGTTAGTTATAGCGATCAATTTGGGATTACCTATTTTGTGAATTCCCTAGGAAGTTGTATTATTCAAGAACGTTTGGATGTGAATGGACGGTTTGGGGCGATCGCCAGAGGAAACGGAGGCATTATTCGTCAGGGGTTTGAATCTGTTGCCTCTCGCTGCGATTATAACGTGCTTGTAGGAATTGAAGATCGGGTGCAAAGTGCAGCAGCAAGGGCAATTCGGCAGTTAGAAGCCCAACCCGTTAAAGGGGGTCAATATACCGTCGTTTTAGATCCCTATTTAGCCGGGGTGTTTATTCATGAAGCCTTTGGTCATTTATCAGAAGCCGATTTTGTCTATGAAAATCCCCGAATGCAGGAGTTATTGCAATTGGGGAAATTGATGGGAATTGAACAATTAACGGTGGTCGATGATGCTACAATTCCAGACCTACCGGGTTCAATTCGCTATGATGATGAGGGAGTTCCGGCCCAACGCAAATATTTAATTAAAAATGGCATCCTCACCCAACGGTTGCACAACTTAGAAACGGCTGGAAAAATGCAGGAAACGCCCACGGGAAATGCTAGGGCTTTGAGTGCGACCTATCCTCCCATTGTGCGAATGACGAATACGGCCATTGAAGCGGGCGATCGCACCTTTGAAGAAATGATTAGCGATATTGAAGAAGGGGTTTATGCTGTCCGAATGTTGGGAGGACAGACCAATGGCGAAATGTTTACCTTTGCCGCCGCCGAAGGATATATGATCCGCAATGGTAAAATTGCTGAACCCGTCAGCGATGTGACCCTGAGTGGAAATGTGTTTCAAACCCTCAAAGATATTGAAGCCATTGGTAATGATTTACTTTACACCAATGGGGGCTGTGGTAAAGGGGGACAAATGCCCTTACCCGTCAGTGTTGGGGGGCCCCATGTCCGCATGAAAAATGTAGTGGTGGGGGGCCGTTAA
- a CDS encoding RNA polymerase sigma factor SigF — protein MPTQVINYPRSESLELLRQYQQCPSKDIRNRIVQLNIGLVRKEVHHWVNQCTESYEDLLQVGCIGLIRAIERFDLSKGHAFSSFAIPYIRGEIQHYLRDKSPCVRVPRQWLALERQSLKVIQQLHLQLKRHPTDTEVAEALGISVNEWNEVKLACRNRSLLSLDAPIQDDEDGTTCLGELVPDSRYRSFQLAQEDQIRLQQALAKLEDGTRKVLEFVFLYDLTQKETAERLGISSVTVSRRVKKGLSSLQKMMAGGE, from the coding sequence ATGCCTACTCAAGTCATCAACTATCCCAGAAGTGAAAGTTTAGAACTGTTGCGCCAGTATCAACAGTGTCCTTCCAAAGATATCCGCAACCGGATTGTTCAATTAAATATTGGCTTAGTGCGTAAGGAGGTACACCATTGGGTGAACCAGTGTACCGAAAGTTATGAAGATTTACTTCAGGTCGGGTGCATCGGCTTGATTCGTGCGATTGAAAGATTTGACCTCTCTAAAGGCCATGCCTTTAGTTCCTTTGCTATTCCCTATATTCGGGGTGAAATTCAACACTATTTAAGAGACAAAAGCCCATGTGTTCGAGTTCCCCGTCAATGGTTGGCTTTAGAACGACAATCATTGAAAGTGATTCAACAACTCCATTTGCAACTCAAACGCCATCCTACGGATACAGAAGTAGCCGAAGCATTAGGAATTTCCGTCAACGAATGGAACGAAGTCAAACTAGCCTGTCGTAATCGTTCTTTACTCAGTTTAGATGCTCCCATTCAAGATGACGAAGATGGGACAACCTGTTTAGGGGAATTAGTCCCCGATAGCCGTTATCGTAGTTTTCAGTTAGCCCAAGAAGATCAAATTCGGTTACAGCAAGCTTTAGCCAAATTAGAAGACGGAACTCGAAAAGTCTTGGAATTTGTATTCCTCTATGATTTAACCCAAAAAGAAACCGCAGAACGTTTAGGAATTAGTTCGGTCACAGTTTCTCGTCGGGTGAAAAAAGGCTTAAGTTCCTTACAAAAAATGATGGCGGGTGGGGAGTAG
- a CDS encoding AAA family ATPase: MTLDEMLKLADDLVFAKTGQHLSDLQEKVVWGTIQGETYEKIAEDFHCNESYVRDIGSKLWHIFSESLGEEVNKSNLRSSMQRLQVSLFSSNSLFSSNIAQESVQIRNINFCEKTRQPPDIPNSNSDYQQPQTENHELSEMPELGVFYDRTSELETLKTWILQERCRLITITGISGIGKTKLTVKLIQEIQHNFEYILWYNLDNSSSFTEFKAELIELFDPNTDSELIAKNGKRFKPIKYLQKHRCLVVIDNLHNLFFSNQLAGQYQSKYEEFRYLFKQIEELSHQSCFLLIGWEQPIELTEIRSSNPKFKTLTLRGLETTTIAEFFRDQEVGDDEKLINIIHQYQGNPLWLNIIVNSILDLENVIQKIIENNTIFLPQSLKDNLQQQFNRLSPLEKQVLLELVQDEEPVNLAQLLIRGQIPSSDLLNALQSLLRRCWLEKQDHLYCLPAVVRQYITDLNH; encoded by the coding sequence ATGACTCTGGACGAAATGTTAAAACTGGCTGATGATTTGGTATTTGCTAAAACAGGTCAGCACCTTAGTGACTTACAGGAAAAAGTTGTATGGGGAACTATACAAGGAGAGACTTATGAGAAAATAGCAGAAGACTTTCATTGCAACGAAAGCTATGTTAGAGATATTGGGTCAAAGTTATGGCATATTTTTTCAGAATCATTAGGAGAAGAAGTTAATAAATCAAATTTAAGATCATCAATGCAGAGGTTACAAGTCTCCCTATTTTCATCAAATTCCCTATTCTCATCAAATATTGCACAAGAATCTGTACAGATTAGGAACATTAACTTTTGTGAAAAAACAAGACAACCCCCAGATATACCTAACTCAAATTCAGATTATCAACAACCACAAACCGAAAATCACGAATTAAGTGAAATGCCAGAATTAGGTGTTTTTTACGATCGCACTTCCGAACTCGAAACCCTAAAAACCTGGATTTTACAAGAACGTTGTCGCTTGATTACTATTACTGGTATCAGTGGTATTGGCAAAACGAAATTGACCGTAAAACTCATACAAGAAATCCAACATAATTTTGAATATATTCTTTGGTACAATTTAGATAATTCCTCAAGTTTTACTGAATTTAAAGCCGAATTAATAGAGTTATTTGACCCAAATACAGATAGTGAATTAATCGCCAAAAATGGAAAGCGTTTCAAACCTATTAAATATTTACAGAAGCATCGCTGTTTAGTTGTTATTGATAATCTTCACAACCTGTTTTTTAGTAATCAACTAGCAGGTCAATATCAATCAAAATATGAAGAATTTCGCTATTTATTCAAACAGATAGAAGAATTATCTCATCAGAGTTGTTTTCTGCTCATTGGTTGGGAACAACCCATAGAATTAACTGAAATCAGAAGCTCAAATCCTAAATTTAAAACCCTAACCCTTAGAGGATTAGAAACAACAACTATAGCAGAGTTTTTTCGAGATCAAGAAGTGGGAGATGATGAGAAATTAATCAATATAATTCATCAATATCAAGGCAATCCCTTATGGTTAAATATAATAGTCAATTCTATCCTAGACCTCGAAAATGTTATTCAAAAAATTATCGAAAATAATACTATTTTTTTACCCCAAAGTTTAAAGGATAATTTACAACAGCAATTTAATCGTTTATCTCCTCTGGAAAAACAAGTTCTATTAGAATTAGTTCAGGATGAGGAGCCTGTTAACTTAGCCCAACTTTTGATCAGAGGACAAATTCCTTCCTCAGATTTACTCAACGCCCTACAATCTCTATTGAGACGGTGTTGGCTAGAAAAGCAAGACCATCTCTACTGTTTACCTGCTGTGGTTAGACAATATATCACAGACCTGAATCATTGA
- the psbO gene encoding photosystem II manganese-stabilizing polypeptide, with the protein MRYRALVAALLAICLTVITACSDAPQAKESKLLTYDDIRNTGLAVNCPTLPETARGSIPIDPKESYTLSGLCLQPTNYFVKEEPTNKRKEAEFVPGRLLTRFTYSLDQISGNLLIGSDGSLTFKEKDGFDFQPITLLLPGGEEVPFLFTIKGLVASSQGGVSSINTSLDFSGDFNVPSYRGANFLDPKARGVAAGYDNAVALPATADEKNLTSANVKLADTKAKAGHISLQVSKIDGETGEIAGIFESEQPSDDDLGAKESLDIKVRGVFYGRIESAS; encoded by the coding sequence ATGAGATATCGCGCTTTGGTTGCTGCACTATTAGCAATCTGTTTGACAGTAATCACAGCTTGTTCTGATGCCCCACAGGCTAAAGAAAGCAAGTTGCTGACCTATGATGATATTAGAAATACAGGATTAGCTGTAAACTGTCCAACCCTACCAGAAACAGCACGGGGTTCTATTCCCATTGATCCTAAAGAGTCTTACACCCTCAGTGGTTTGTGTCTGCAACCCACTAACTATTTTGTTAAAGAAGAACCCACCAATAAGCGCAAAGAAGCCGAATTTGTTCCGGGTCGTCTGTTAACCCGTTTCACTTACAGCTTAGATCAAATTAGTGGAAACCTTCTGATTGGTTCCGACGGCTCACTGACTTTTAAAGAAAAAGATGGATTTGACTTCCAACCCATTACCCTTTTATTACCCGGTGGCGAAGAAGTTCCTTTCCTGTTCACCATTAAAGGCTTAGTCGCCAGTTCCCAAGGCGGAGTCTCTAGTATTAACACCTCTCTTGATTTCAGTGGGGATTTTAACGTCCCCTCCTATCGAGGCGCTAACTTCTTAGACCCCAAAGCTCGTGGGGTGGCTGCTGGCTATGATAATGCTGTTGCTTTACCTGCAACCGCCGATGAAAAAAACTTAACCAGTGCTAATGTCAAATTAGCCGACACCAAAGCCAAAGCCGGTCATATTTCCTTACAAGTCTCTAAAATCGACGGCGAAACTGGAGAAATTGCTGGAATTTTTGAAAGTGAACAGCCTTCTGATGACGACTTAGGAGCCAAAGAATCCTTAGATATTAAAGTTCGGGGTGTATTCTATGGTCGGATTGAATCAGCTTCCTAA
- the murB gene encoding UDP-N-acetylmuramate dehydrogenase, producing MVMTLSYDSPGQTNCDSERCIALPETDCLIQSLVPLTTMTSFRVGGPAEWYVAPQGVEQLQETLLWANTKGLPITLLGAGSNLLISDRGLSGLVIATRHLRHAEFEMETGLLTAGAGSSLPRLAWKAARLGWRGLEWAVGIPGSIGGAVVMNAGAHKSCTASMLVNTHVVSRSGGLQVLTPEDLAYRYRTSILQGSDRFVTQATFQLEPGHDPKQVLADTAAHFNQRRNSQPYHLPSCGSVFRNPGPQAAGWLIEQTGLKGYSIGQAQVAERHANFILNCGGATANDIFSLIRHIQEQVERRWSFLLEPEVKIMGEFQVC from the coding sequence ATGGTCATGACACTTTCTTATGACTCTCCCGGTCAAACGAACTGCGATTCCGAGCGCTGCATAGCCTTACCGGAAACAGACTGTTTGATTCAATCTTTAGTTCCTTTAACCACCATGACGTCTTTTCGGGTCGGCGGGCCAGCCGAGTGGTATGTCGCGCCTCAAGGGGTAGAACAACTTCAAGAAACGCTCTTATGGGCCAATACTAAGGGTTTACCGATTACCCTACTGGGTGCGGGATCAAATTTATTGATTAGCGACCGAGGATTGTCAGGGTTAGTGATTGCGACTCGCCATTTACGCCATGCTGAGTTTGAGATGGAAACGGGGTTACTAACGGCGGGTGCTGGAAGTTCTCTTCCTCGTCTAGCTTGGAAAGCGGCTCGTTTGGGATGGCGAGGTTTAGAATGGGCGGTGGGAATACCCGGAAGTATTGGGGGTGCGGTGGTGATGAATGCGGGGGCACACAAATCCTGTACCGCATCCATGTTAGTTAATACTCATGTTGTATCGAGATCTGGGGGTTTACAGGTTTTAACTCCTGAAGATTTGGCTTATCGGTATCGCACTTCGATTTTACAAGGGAGCGATCGCTTTGTGACCCAAGCTACTTTCCAGTTAGAACCGGGTCATGATCCTAAACAAGTTCTTGCTGATACGGCGGCTCATTTTAATCAACGTCGCAATAGTCAACCCTATCATCTTCCCAGTTGTGGCAGTGTTTTCCGCAACCCTGGCCCTCAAGCGGCGGGCTGGCTGATTGAACAAACGGGTTTAAAAGGTTACAGTATCGGTCAAGCTCAGGTTGCAGAACGCCATGCCAATTTTATTCTCAATTGTGGCGGTGCAACAGCAAACGATATCTTTTCGTTAATTCGTCATATTCAAGAACAGGTTGAACGGCGTTGGTCGTTTTTATTAGAACCGGAGGTTAAAATTATGGGTGAGTTCCAAGTTTGTTAA
- a CDS encoding calcium-binding protein, with product MNTPVIAPLNSSSFQLIPDPDGFPRLLASDTSEYISLFQGELTNYPDGLWSLAGDDQIIGSIDNENIFSNQGQDSVYGGEGNDQVFGGQQNDQIFGEAGEDFLRGDIDNDLIDGGSGNDQLYGGKGNDQIFGQAGEDLLSGDLGIDTLTGGEGSDIFILRTDETNSNLQQVDVITDFEWFSQNDKIALTDGLTNTDLNYQQLIDYEGDGLVNDTVITLVQTQAILAIVLNVDDFALDGVFLASNSLNQF from the coding sequence ATGAACACCCCAGTTATTGCTCCCTTGAATTCTTCCAGTTTTCAATTAATTCCTGACCCCGACGGTTTCCCCCGATTATTAGCAAGTGATACCTCAGAATATATTAGTTTATTTCAAGGAGAACTTACTAACTATCCCGATGGACTTTGGAGTTTAGCCGGAGACGATCAAATTATAGGAAGTATTGATAATGAAAATATCTTTTCCAATCAAGGACAAGACAGTGTTTATGGCGGCGAAGGGAATGATCAAGTCTTTGGAGGTCAACAAAATGATCAAATTTTTGGAGAAGCCGGAGAGGACTTTCTCCGAGGAGATATCGACAATGATTTAATCGATGGTGGAAGCGGAAACGATCAATTATACGGAGGAAAAGGAAACGATCAGATATTCGGTCAAGCCGGAGAAGATCTGCTATCGGGAGACTTAGGAATTGATACCTTAACCGGAGGTGAAGGGAGCGATATTTTTATCCTCAGAACCGACGAAACCAACTCCAATTTACAGCAAGTTGATGTTATTACAGACTTTGAATGGTTTAGCCAAAATGATAAAATAGCATTAACCGATGGGCTAACCAATACCGATTTAAACTATCAACAACTCATCGATTATGAAGGCGATGGTTTAGTCAACGATACCGTAATTACCCTGGTTCAAACTCAAGCAATTTTAGCTATAGTTTTAAACGTTGATGACTTTGCCCTTGATGGAGTCTTCCTCGCCAGTAACTCCCTGAATCAATTTTGA
- a CDS encoding low molecular weight protein-tyrosine-phosphatase, with the protein MPYKLLFVCLGNICRSPSAENIMNHLIDQANLSDRIICDSAGTSSYHIGSSPDRRMTQAANQRGIKMTGKARQFKRDDFEQFDLILAMDQENYQNILYLDPSGKYRHKVKLMCEFCRHHTLKEVPDPYYGGTEGFNQVIDLLLDSCAGLLEFIIQEQGLETVAQN; encoded by the coding sequence ATGCCTTACAAACTGCTATTTGTTTGCCTTGGCAATATTTGCCGTTCTCCGTCGGCGGAAAATATTATGAATCATTTAATTGATCAGGCAAATTTGAGCGATCGCATTATTTGCGACTCCGCCGGAACCTCAAGTTATCATATTGGTAGTTCCCCCGATCGACGCATGACCCAAGCAGCAAATCAACGGGGAATTAAAATGACCGGAAAAGCCCGTCAATTTAAACGAGATGATTTTGAACAATTTGATTTAATCTTAGCAATGGATCAAGAGAATTATCAAAATATTCTCTATCTTGATCCTTCTGGAAAATATCGTCACAAAGTTAAATTAATGTGTGAATTTTGCCGTCATCACACCCTAAAAGAGGTTCCTGATCCCTATTATGGGGGAACTGAAGGATTTAATCAGGTGATTGATTTATTATTAGATTCTTGTGCTGGATTGTTAGAGTTTATTATTCAAGAACAAGGATTAGAAACAGTAGCCCAAAATTAA
- a CDS encoding YbaB/EbfC family nucleoid-associated protein, whose product MTQEKGFGFGLGKMKELAEAFKKAQQVQEGAKQLQEDLDKLEIPGEAGGGLVKVYLSGNQEPRRVEISPDVLGEGAEVISDLVLVAMQDAYTNSTNTMRERMEELTGGLNIPGLG is encoded by the coding sequence ATGACACAAGAAAAAGGATTTGGTTTTGGTCTGGGCAAAATGAAAGAACTGGCTGAAGCGTTTAAAAAAGCGCAGCAAGTTCAAGAAGGAGCTAAACAGCTTCAGGAAGACCTGGATAAGTTGGAAATTCCTGGGGAAGCTGGAGGAGGCTTAGTTAAGGTTTACTTGAGTGGAAACCAAGAACCCCGTCGGGTTGAAATTTCACCGGATGTTTTGGGCGAAGGTGCTGAGGTGATCTCTGATCTGGTTCTCGTCGCTATGCAAGACGCTTATACAAACTCCACTAATACTATGCGGGAACGGATGGAAGAACTCACAGGTGGCTTAAATATACCGGGATTAGGTTAG
- the psaK gene encoding photosystem I reaction center subunit PsaK, producing MSIQNNVPTTVSWSPGVGIVMIVCNLLAIFIGFYAISKENRGKGPGLPGLPRMFTGFGVPELLATASFGHILGAGVVLALGNAGVL from the coding sequence ATGTCGATACAAAACAATGTTCCCACCACCGTCAGTTGGTCTCCTGGGGTGGGAATTGTGATGATTGTCTGTAACTTGTTAGCAATTTTCATCGGTTTCTATGCCATTTCTAAAGAAAATCGGGGCAAAGGGCCAGGTTTACCCGGTTTACCTCGGATGTTTACGGGTTTCGGTGTTCCTGAATTATTGGCAACCGCCAGCTTTGGACATATTTTAGGGGCTGGGGTGGTTTTAGCATTAGGTAATGCGGGCGTTTTGTAA